GGTGGTGGCGGTCTACTACTACGCACGGGTCGTGAAGGCGATGTGGATGGACCCGGTTCCGGCGACGGTTCCCGAGATCGAGATCCGGGAGCGTCCGACTCCGATGGCGCTGAGCCTGGCGCTCGGGATCACCGCCGCGGTGGTGTTGATCACAGGCGCGGTCCCGGGCATCGTGACGTTCTTCTCGGACGCGACGAAGGTCTTGGTCGGCGGCTTCTAATCTCCGTTCTCGTGACGTCCGACCGGGACTATTCCTGCCAAGCGTCACGAGAAGGGGAAGCCTAGGCTGGCGGCATGAGCGCCAAACCAGAAGATCTGACTGCCGACGATCTCTACCTGTTCAACGAGGGATCCCACACCCGTCTGTACGAGAAGATGGGCGCGCATCTGGTCGACGGCGGCTGCCGTTTCGCGGTGTGGGCTCCCGACGCGGGCCATGTGTCGGTGGTGGGCGACTTCAACGACTACGACGAATCGGCCAACCCGCTGGAACCCTTGGGAGCGTCGGGCATCTGGGCCGGCTTCGTGCCGGGTGTCAAGAAGGGCCAAACGTACAAGTACGTGGTGCGCAATCGTGACACCGGGAACGAGGTGTACAAGGCGGACCCGTACGCGATCTACGCGGAGGTCCCACCCCGGTCCGCATCGGTCGTGTGGGATCTCGACTACGAGTGGGGGGATGACGATTGGATGGCCTCACGTGGCGATCACAACCGTCCCGACGATCCAATCGCCATCTACGAGGTGCATCTCGGGTCCTGGCGCAAGGGAGAGGACGGCCACACGCTCAGCTACCGGGAGGTTGCCCCGCTGCTCGCCGAGTACGTGCGGGAACTCGAGTTCACTCATGTCGAGTTCCTTCCGGTGATGGAGCATCCATTCGGCGGCTCGTGGGGCTATCAGACCACCGGCTACTTCTCGCCGACGTCACGTTTCGGGACGCCGCAGGACTTCATGTTCCTCGTCGAAACGCTCCACCAGGCCGGTATCGGGGTGATCCTGGACTGGGTGCCTTCACACTTCGCCACCGATGAGCACGGACTTGGCCTTTTCGACGGCACCCATCTGTACGAGCACGCCGATCCCCGCCAGGGCTTCCATCCCGACTGGGGTAGCTACGTGTTCAACTATGGACGGAAGGAAGTGTGCTCGTTCTTGCTCTCGTCTGCGCTGTTCTGGCTCGACCGCTACCACATCGACGGCATCAGGGTCGATGCAGTCGCCTCGATGCTCTACCTCGACTATTCACGCGAAGATGGCGAGTGGATACCGAACCGGTACGGCGGCAACGAGAACCTCGAGGCGATCGACTTCCTGCGTCGTTTCAACGAGGAGGTGTACGGGGCGTACCCGGACGTCCAAACGTACGCCGAGGAGTCGACCGCCTGGCCGATGGTGTCTCGCCCCACCTACCTGGGCGGTCTCGGGTTCGGGTTCAAGTGGGACATGGGCTGGATGCACGACACGCTCGCCTACCTTTCGATGGATCCGATCTACCGCCGCTTCCATCACAACGAATTGACCTTCCGGGGCCTGTACGCTTTCACCGAGAGCTACGTCCTGCCGCTGTCGCACGACGAGGTCGTGCACGGCAAGGGGTCACTGATCGGGAAGATGCCGGGTGACAACTGGCGCAAGTTCGCCAACCTGCGCCTGCTGTTCGCCTCGATGTTCGGCCAGCCCGGCAAGAAGCTGCTGTTCATGGGCGGGGAGATCGCCCAGTGGTCCGAGTGGGATCACGACGGGAGCGTGGAATGGAGCCTGTTGGAGGGGGAGTCCCACCGCGGGGTGCACAGTCTCGTGGCCGACCTGGCTCACCTGTACCGCGAGGAAGCGGCGTTGCATCGCATGGACTGCGACCCGGCGGGGTTCGAGTGGGTCGAGGCGAACGATCCGGGATCGAGTGTCCTGGCCTATCTTCGCAAAGGCGCCGGTGACCTGATGCTGGTCGTGATCAACTACACGCCGGTGCCTCGCTACAACTACCGCGTGGGAGTACCGCGAAATGGTGTGTGGACGGAGATCCTCAACAGCGATGCAATCGATTACGGCGGTTCGGGTATGGGCAACTTGGGGGGAATCGAGGCCCACGATTCCGGCTCGCACGGTAGGCCGTACTCGGTGAACGTCACCGTGCCGCCCCTCGGTGCCGTATTCCTGAAGAATGTTGGGTGATGTCCGTGCGAGGAGGACAGCCACTCGACGTGTGCGCACATGATCGGATATTCCTTTGTCCGGAGAAGCGCGACCTCGTTGCGTGCGGCGAGTACGTGCACGACGTTGCATGGTTTGATCGGTCGTGATAACTGATTCTGGGCGCCGGCGGTTGCAGGATCAGCTGATCGGACGGATCCGTCGGGATGGCCCGATGCCTTTTGAAGAGTTTCAACGGATCGCCCTGTACGACCCGGAGGACGGGTTCTTCGGCTCCGGAAAGCTGCGGTCGACGAAGGAAGGGGACTTCCTGACGTCACCCGAGGTCAGCCCTCTGTTCGGCGAGACGCTGGCCAAGTTCGTGGACCAGTTCTTATCTTCCCCCTCAGGAGGAAGTGGCCGCGGCGAGGAACGAGCCGGGGTCGATGGGGGTGGAGCAGAGGTCGGTGGGCGCGTGCCCACCCTCGTTGAGGTCGGCTCCGGCTCGGGTTCCCTCCTGAGGCCGCTTCTCGTCGCGCTCGAGCACTCGGTCGATGCATGGGTGGTGGAGGCTTCCCCGGCGGCTCGGGCAGCCCTGGCCGAGATGCTTCCCGCCGACCGGGTCGTCTCCTCGCTCGATGAGGTAGCGGCGCCATTCTCGGGTGTCGTCCTTGCCAACGAACTGCTCGACAATCTGCCGGTTGCCGTCGCCGTTCGTACCGGCATCGGCTGGGAGGAGCGTTGGGTCGGTATCGAGGACGGCCACTTGGTGCTGGTCCCGCACCCGGCTCGTCCGGAAGTCGCTGCTTGGGCGAATCGGTTCGGCCTGCCCTGTCCGGAGGGCGGGCGTGTCGAGGTGCAGCTTGCCGCAGCCGACTGGATGCGTCGTGCCCTGGATGTGCTCGCGCGCGGAGCAGTCGTGGTGATCGACTACGGGGAGAAGGCCGAGCATCTCGAACACCGCAGGCTCGAAGGCACGCTACGCACCTACCGGGCGCATCATCTTGGTCCACATCCGCCGGCGGTGCCAGGAGAGACCGACATTACGAACGATGTGAATTTCAGCTCACTTTGCGCCGTTGCCGAAGCGGCAGGAGCGTCGGTCGAGCTGCACCGGCAGGATGAGTTTCTGGAGTCCCTCGGTCTGGC
This DNA window, taken from Gammaproteobacteria bacterium, encodes the following:
- the glgB gene encoding 1,4-alpha-glucan branching protein GlgB, whose product is MSAKPEDLTADDLYLFNEGSHTRLYEKMGAHLVDGGCRFAVWAPDAGHVSVVGDFNDYDESANPLEPLGASGIWAGFVPGVKKGQTYKYVVRNRDTGNEVYKADPYAIYAEVPPRSASVVWDLDYEWGDDDWMASRGDHNRPDDPIAIYEVHLGSWRKGEDGHTLSYREVAPLLAEYVRELEFTHVEFLPVMEHPFGGSWGYQTTGYFSPTSRFGTPQDFMFLVETLHQAGIGVILDWVPSHFATDEHGLGLFDGTHLYEHADPRQGFHPDWGSYVFNYGRKEVCSFLLSSALFWLDRYHIDGIRVDAVASMLYLDYSREDGEWIPNRYGGNENLEAIDFLRRFNEEVYGAYPDVQTYAEESTAWPMVSRPTYLGGLGFGFKWDMGWMHDTLAYLSMDPIYRRFHHNELTFRGLYAFTESYVLPLSHDEVVHGKGSLIGKMPGDNWRKFANLRLLFASMFGQPGKKLLFMGGEIAQWSEWDHDGSVEWSLLEGESHRGVHSLVADLAHLYREEAALHRMDCDPAGFEWVEANDPGSSVLAYLRKGAGDLMLVVINYTPVPRYNYRVGVPRNGVWTEILNSDAIDYGGSGMGNLGGIEAHDSGSHGRPYSVNVTVPPLGAVFLKNVG